The sequence ATCTTTCCATGCTCCAAGCGCTAAAAAACCTGGGGAAATTGAAAGACGGCGACCTTGTTGGGTTTTCCGCGCTTACCTGGTCCACAAACGTCATGCCTATTATCCAGATGGGCATGAAACCGGTGGCGATTGATTGCAGTAAAGACACCTTAAACGTAATGTCCGATAATGTGTTGGCGCGCATTAAACAGACAGAACTCAAGGCGCTCTTTATCACGAACGTACTGGGTTTTGTCGGTGATCTCGACAAAATCAGGAAGGTTTGCGATGAGCATGATATTATTTTAATAGAAGACAACTGCGAGTCGTTGGGTACTGAATTGCTGGAGGGCAAAGCGGGAAATTTTGGTCTTGGGGCAAGTTTCTCGTTTTTTGTGGCGCACCATATGTCAACAATTGAAGGAGGAATGGTATGCACCAATGATGAAGAATTCGCAGAAATGCTCCGTATTGTGCGGGCAAACGGATGGGATAGAAATCTATCGGCACCCCAGCAGATAAAATGGCGGAAAAAATATAACATTACTTCAGAATTTGAAGCCAAATACACATTCTACGATCTGGCGTTTAATGTACGACCTACTGAGATCACTGGGTTTCTCGGATTGTCTCAACTTCAATTTTTGGATGAGAATATCAGAACAAGAGAAGAAAATTACCTCCGTTTGGAAAAGGTGCTCCAAAAGAACATTGACCTTCTGCCCTTAAAGCACGACCACATAAGTACACTTTCTCTTTTTGCCATACCTGTGGTATGTAAAACTCCCGAATTGCGAGAAAAATACATGG is a genomic window of Patescibacteria group bacterium containing:
- a CDS encoding aminotransferase class I/II-fold pyridoxal phosphate-dependent enzyme — translated: MKNAFLHEHETKKALADFIIKSDKLSMGEKCAEFEKAFAKKQGRKEAVLFNSGGSANLSMLQALKNLGKLKDGDLVGFSALTWSTNVMPIIQMGMKPVAIDCSKDTLNVMSDNVLARIKQTELKALFITNVLGFVGDLDKIRKVCDEHDIILIEDNCESLGTELLEGKAGNFGLGASFSFFVAHHMSTIEGGMVCTNDEEFAEMLRIVRANGWDRNLSAPQQIKWRKKYNITSEFEAKYTFYDLAFNVRPTEITGFLGLSQLQFLDENIRTREENYLRLEKVLQKNIDLLPLKHDHISTLSLFAIPVVCKTPELREKYMAQFSGAGIEIRPMIAGNIQKQPFYKKYVKDDFSLPNTNFLHDNSFYCGNYPELSENDLETISSCLYKY